In the Gemmatimonadaceae bacterium genome, one interval contains:
- a CDS encoding endo-1,4-beta-xylanase — MKFSSTSAAVIALVAIAVGCARRPAGPAPSRMTLKDAFATSFLVGAAINGRQIAGTDSVGDAIIARQFNTISPENVLKWALVEPHQGQFTFDAADRYVALGERSGDAIIGHTLVWHNQTPAWVFQDAAGGRVSRDTLIARMRAHIATVVGRYKGRIRGWDVVNEAVSEDGSLRRSPWLEIIGPEYIALAFRFAHEADLSAELHYNDFGVEDSAKRAGIVRLVTSLRAEGVPITAIGLQEHQKLDWPTAGAIDTAIVDLAATGVKLMVTELDVDVLPSNRGQRTEAIEQQLMRTGAPDPYRGGLPDSVESALARRYGELVRVYLAHRNVITRLTFWGVDDGDSWLNNFPVRGRVNYPLLFDRRGLPKPAFDTVIAAAMAATRAHATR, encoded by the coding sequence ATGAAGTTTTCATCGACGTCTGCGGCGGTGATCGCCCTCGTGGCGATCGCCGTCGGCTGTGCGCGTAGGCCGGCCGGTCCCGCGCCATCCCGAATGACCCTCAAGGATGCGTTCGCGACGTCATTTCTCGTCGGCGCGGCAATCAACGGCAGGCAGATCGCCGGCACGGATAGCGTTGGCGACGCGATCATCGCGCGACAATTCAACACGATTTCGCCGGAGAACGTGCTGAAGTGGGCGTTGGTCGAACCCCATCAAGGGCAGTTCACCTTCGACGCGGCGGATCGCTACGTCGCGCTTGGCGAGCGGTCTGGCGACGCGATCATCGGTCACACGCTGGTGTGGCACAACCAGACGCCAGCTTGGGTGTTCCAGGACGCCGCCGGCGGTCGCGTTTCGCGCGATACTCTCATCGCGCGAATGCGTGCGCACATCGCCACGGTGGTTGGCCGATACAAGGGGAGGATTCGCGGCTGGGACGTGGTGAACGAGGCGGTGAGCGAGGACGGCTCGCTGCGACGGTCCCCGTGGCTCGAGATCATCGGACCCGAGTACATTGCACTGGCATTTCGCTTCGCGCACGAGGCGGATCTGTCGGCCGAGCTGCACTACAACGATTTTGGCGTCGAGGACTCGGCGAAGCGGGCGGGAATCGTTAGGCTCGTGACCTCGTTGCGCGCCGAGGGAGTGCCGATCACCGCGATCGGACTGCAGGAGCATCAGAAGCTGGACTGGCCAACCGCTGGTGCGATCGACACGGCGATCGTCGATCTCGCGGCGACGGGCGTGAAGTTGATGGTCACGGAGCTCGACGTCGACGTACTGCCCAGTAATCGTGGGCAGCGCACCGAAGCAATCGAGCAGCAGTTGATGCGGACAGGGGCGCCCGATCCGTATCGGGGCGGCCTTCCCGATTCGGTGGAGTCAGCGCTCGCGCGACGCTATGGCGAGCTGGTACGCGTGTATCTCGCCCATCGCAACGTGATCACGAGGCTGACGTTTTGGGGCGTCGACGATGGTGATTCGTGGTTGAACAACTTTCCCGTGCGAGGGCGAGTGAACTATCCCCTGCTGTTCGATCGGCGCGGACTGCCAAAGCCCGCGTTCGATACTGTGATTGCGGCGGCGATGGCGGCCACGAGGGCGCATGCGACTCGCTAG
- a CDS encoding RagB/SusD family nutrient uptake outer membrane protein, whose translation MKHILLSTVTLGLVAAAIGCTNLDEKLITGVSSQYYSTPDGLNSAIVSAYSQLRGYYGREQLLSLQQVGTDTWMAADQSGSNNKDFDSYGGGMNSTVAPLANTWNPAYQAINTLNAALDRGPATTGIPPTIKNSLLGEAHFLRALNYFTLVRQFGDATLNVHENKGVVASAVRDSAAKVYRLIIADLDTAMTLLPVSQTDYGRATKGAAQALRAQVYLTRAYRADSPNQQTDFQQALADAKAVINSGTYSLEPVFADLWCVQRTADPGRTGYCENTGYQQNHKEFIFTVQFSYDLTQYDADNEYNYLHLVFLGQYDNNGIWVGTPRDLNNGRPFRRMMPTPYELSIWNKWIGTPGASDILDTRFDGTFQTVWVATVNGVHNATTNCPACTSGATENAGDTAAVYYQYGVPTATRQTKAYQILTPCPAQQIDNPAADFTTTGYCGDRNNANDGYFNWQRYPSLKKFQDNLRANLTAQQGGKVQVIIRLAEMYLVAAEADVALGDQADAAAMITVLHRRAASPAHKADYDVTPGQMTLDYVMEERERELAGEFTRWYDITRPGVNYFLGRVKAYNPHAAPNVAAKHILRPIPQSQIDGVVVGPKYPQNPGY comes from the coding sequence ATGAAGCACATTCTGCTTTCCACTGTGACGTTGGGGCTCGTGGCCGCGGCGATCGGCTGCACCAACCTCGACGAGAAGTTGATCACCGGCGTGAGCAGTCAGTACTACTCCACGCCCGACGGTCTCAATTCTGCGATCGTCTCCGCCTACTCTCAGCTGCGCGGATACTACGGCCGCGAACAGCTCCTCTCGTTGCAACAGGTTGGAACCGACACCTGGATGGCCGCCGATCAGTCCGGCTCCAACAACAAGGACTTCGATAGCTATGGCGGCGGGATGAATTCCACCGTTGCGCCGCTCGCCAACACCTGGAACCCGGCGTATCAAGCCATCAACACGCTCAATGCTGCGCTCGATCGTGGGCCCGCAACGACGGGCATTCCGCCGACGATCAAGAACAGTTTGTTAGGCGAAGCGCACTTCCTGCGCGCGCTCAACTACTTCACCCTCGTGCGCCAGTTCGGCGACGCGACGCTGAACGTGCACGAGAATAAGGGCGTGGTCGCGAGTGCTGTGCGCGACTCGGCGGCGAAGGTGTACCGGCTGATCATCGCCGATCTCGATACGGCGATGACGCTGCTTCCCGTGTCGCAGACGGACTACGGCCGTGCGACAAAGGGGGCGGCGCAGGCACTGCGGGCGCAGGTCTACCTGACACGTGCGTATCGCGCGGATTCGCCTAACCAGCAGACGGACTTTCAACAAGCGCTCGCCGACGCGAAAGCCGTGATCAACTCCGGCACGTACAGCCTCGAGCCAGTGTTCGCCGATCTCTGGTGCGTGCAACGGACGGCCGATCCCGGACGCACTGGCTACTGCGAGAACACCGGCTATCAGCAGAACCACAAGGAATTCATTTTCACCGTGCAGTTCTCGTACGATCTCACGCAATACGACGCCGACAACGAATACAACTACCTGCACCTGGTATTTCTGGGCCAGTACGACAACAACGGCATCTGGGTCGGTACGCCGCGCGATCTGAACAACGGCCGGCCGTTCCGTCGCATGATGCCGACGCCGTACGAGCTCTCGATCTGGAACAAGTGGATCGGCACGCCGGGCGCGAGCGACATCCTCGACACGCGCTTCGACGGCACCTTCCAGACGGTGTGGGTCGCGACCGTCAACGGTGTGCATAACGCGACGACGAATTGCCCGGCGTGCACGAGCGGTGCGACGGAAAACGCCGGCGATACGGCAGCGGTTTACTACCAGTACGGGGTGCCGACGGCAACTCGACAAACCAAGGCGTATCAGATCCTGACGCCGTGCCCCGCGCAGCAGATCGACAATCCCGCAGCCGATTTCACGACCACGGGCTACTGCGGCGATCGCAACAATGCGAACGACGGCTACTTCAACTGGCAGCGCTATCCGTCGCTCAAGAAGTTCCAGGACAACCTCCGCGCCAATCTGACGGCGCAGCAGGGCGGCAAGGTACAGGTGATCATTCGTCTCGCCGAGATGTATCTCGTCGCGGCCGAGGCTGATGTTGCGTTAGGCGATCAAGCGGATGCGGCCGCGATGATAACGGTGCTGCATCGACGCGCGGCGAGCCCCGCGCACAAGGCCGATTACGATGTGACGCCGGGGCAGATGACCCTCGATTACGTCATGGAGGAGCGTGAGCGCGAGCTCGCGGGCGAGTTCACGCGGTGGTACGACATCACGCGGCCGGGAGTCAACTACTTTCTGGGGCGCGTGAAGGCGTACAATCCGCACGCGGCCCCCAATGTCGCTGCCAAGCACATTCTGCGGCCGATTCCGCAGTCGCAGATCGACGGCGTCGTCGTCGGCCCGAAGTACCCGCAGAATCCAGGGTACTGA
- a CDS encoding SusC/RagA family TonB-linked outer membrane protein has product MGRRILFAVLMLFAMGATAAAQAVGAVAGQVSSVDGRPLGGIQISISALARGATTDTAGRFTIANVPAGTHTLQARSLGYGLATTTVTVAAGETATVALTLTPTQLSPVVVVGYGEQERRTVTGAVSTVTAEKLHDIPTADPMKALQGRVAGVEIVASSNEPGAPMNVRVRGVRSLTASNEPLYVVDGVPLGGGIQDFNPSTIESIEVLKDAAATAIYGSRGSNGVILVTTKKGVNDGRLHSTYSVDAYYGSQDPLRLIPMMNLQQYVAYMKDAASANGQDTSLAKLFTAKQLSAINGNISTDWQRAVLRNGAQRSVQAGVNGLSGDTRFSVNGNYFDQVGVIPGQGYNRGSAFASIDHSGNRLRLGLTTNLSRILTDQGEGGAAYGYALAMTPLGRATNYTNPDSAGLLDPRPDDDPLNINPVLEAQSVVRQQLVNRVFGAAFAEYQIADGLSYRMNFGPDYTALTDGCFNGPWTHGTCANLGANSSNQGQPPQAGQFDQADFTYTLDNILHLNKRYRGMHQFDLTGLYSIQHDKFTKDSLYATNLPYPTQLWYDLGSGTAGNERSLISEWALQSYMGRLNYTLLDRYTVSVTERADGSSRLAPGHKWAYFPSVGLAWQAGDEAFMRHVPWLSALKVRGSVGNTGNTAINPYSTEGTLASRLYTFGTTRVRGYMPGSIPNPDLGWEKTTQADLGVEYGLFDNRVTGSIDAYRMDTHDLLLTRLLPATSGFTSTLQNIGSTRNKGLELGLSTTNLQNWRGVTWTMDVNWATNKNEITALASGATQDVGNVWFVGRPISLCNPTAFANGTCLDVSRQVFYDWKYIGVWQYADTVLMKKFNANGSTFKVGDPRVADINGDGKIDANDRTFIGDSYPGWTASWSNRFTFHGFDLSGLLTWKWNYLFRDGTPRSYFGRFNNVADLDYWTPTNPTNKNPAPTTGGVDRLYASTRLYVNGSHWRIRNITGGYTISQRLANHVGLQSLRIYATAQDPYIHSDYIGIDPEVGGAVPTLRTLLLGTNVVF; this is encoded by the coding sequence ATGGGACGCCGGATATTATTCGCGGTTCTCATGCTCTTTGCCATGGGCGCGACGGCCGCCGCGCAAGCAGTCGGCGCCGTCGCTGGGCAAGTGAGCTCGGTCGACGGACGACCACTCGGTGGAATCCAGATCTCCATCAGCGCGCTCGCGCGCGGAGCAACGACGGACACCGCCGGCCGATTCACGATCGCTAATGTGCCTGCCGGCACGCACACGCTCCAGGCGCGAAGCCTCGGGTACGGTCTCGCGACGACGACCGTCACCGTCGCCGCCGGCGAGACGGCCACCGTCGCGTTAACGCTCACGCCGACGCAGCTCAGTCCTGTCGTGGTCGTCGGTTACGGTGAGCAGGAGCGCCGGACCGTAACCGGCGCTGTGTCGACGGTGACGGCGGAGAAGCTGCACGACATCCCGACCGCCGACCCGATGAAGGCGTTGCAGGGGCGCGTCGCGGGCGTCGAGATCGTCGCGTCGAGCAACGAGCCGGGTGCGCCGATGAATGTGCGCGTCCGCGGCGTGCGCTCGCTCACGGCATCCAATGAGCCGTTGTACGTCGTGGACGGCGTGCCGTTAGGCGGCGGCATTCAGGACTTCAACCCGTCGACGATCGAGTCGATCGAAGTGTTGAAGGATGCAGCCGCGACGGCGATCTACGGCAGCCGAGGTTCGAATGGCGTCATTCTCGTAACGACGAAGAAGGGTGTGAACGACGGCCGTCTGCACTCGACGTACAGCGTCGATGCGTACTACGGCTCGCAAGATCCGCTGCGGCTGATTCCGATGATGAACCTCCAGCAATATGTCGCGTATATGAAGGACGCGGCGTCGGCGAATGGACAGGACACAAGCCTTGCGAAGCTGTTCACCGCCAAGCAGCTCTCCGCGATCAACGGCAACATCTCCACCGACTGGCAGCGTGCGGTGCTGCGCAACGGAGCTCAGCGAAGTGTGCAGGCAGGTGTCAACGGACTAAGCGGCGACACGCGCTTTTCCGTGAACGGGAATTACTTCGACCAGGTCGGGGTGATCCCGGGGCAGGGTTACAATCGCGGCTCGGCATTCGCGTCGATTGATCATTCGGGAAACCGGCTGCGGCTCGGCCTCACGACGAACCTGTCGCGGATTCTGACGGACCAGGGCGAGGGCGGTGCCGCGTATGGATATGCGCTCGCGATGACGCCGCTGGGCCGGGCGACCAACTACACGAATCCCGACTCGGCCGGCCTGCTGGATCCGCGACCCGATGATGATCCGCTCAACATCAATCCCGTGCTCGAGGCGCAGTCGGTGGTGCGTCAACAGCTCGTCAATCGCGTGTTCGGCGCCGCATTCGCCGAGTATCAGATCGCGGACGGCCTCAGTTATCGCATGAACTTCGGACCGGACTATACCGCGCTCACCGATGGCTGCTTCAACGGACCGTGGACGCACGGCACCTGCGCGAATCTCGGCGCGAACAGCAGCAACCAGGGACAGCCGCCGCAAGCCGGCCAGTTCGATCAGGCCGACTTCACGTATACGCTCGACAACATCCTGCACCTCAACAAGCGGTATCGCGGGATGCATCAGTTCGACCTCACGGGCTTGTACAGCATTCAGCACGACAAGTTCACGAAAGACTCACTCTATGCCACGAACTTGCCGTATCCGACGCAGCTCTGGTACGACCTGGGTTCGGGTACGGCGGGCAATGAGCGAAGTCTCATTTCAGAGTGGGCGTTGCAGTCGTACATGGGGCGTCTGAACTACACTTTGCTCGATCGCTACACGGTGTCGGTCACCGAGCGCGCCGACGGATCGAGCCGTCTCGCACCGGGGCACAAGTGGGCGTACTTCCCATCCGTCGGCCTGGCATGGCAAGCCGGTGACGAAGCGTTCATGCGACACGTGCCGTGGCTGAGCGCACTCAAGGTGCGCGGCAGCGTCGGCAACACGGGCAACACGGCGATCAATCCGTATTCGACCGAGGGGACGCTCGCGTCACGGCTCTATACGTTCGGAACGACGCGGGTGCGGGGCTACATGCCCGGATCCATTCCCAACCCCGACCTCGGGTGGGAGAAGACGACGCAGGCCGATCTCGGCGTCGAGTACGGATTATTCGACAATCGCGTGACCGGCAGCATCGACGCGTACCGGATGGATACGCACGACCTGCTGCTCACCCGCCTTCTGCCAGCGACGTCGGGCTTCACGTCGACGCTGCAGAACATCGGATCGACGCGGAACAAGGGACTGGAGCTCGGTCTCTCGACGACGAACCTGCAGAACTGGCGCGGCGTGACCTGGACAATGGACGTCAACTGGGCGACGAACAAGAACGAGATCACGGCGCTCGCGAGTGGCGCGACGCAGGACGTTGGCAACGTCTGGTTCGTCGGACGCCCGATCAGTCTGTGCAATCCGACGGCCTTCGCGAACGGGACATGTCTCGATGTGAGCCGGCAAGTGTTCTACGACTGGAAGTACATCGGCGTCTGGCAGTACGCGGACACTGTGCTCATGAAGAAGTTCAACGCCAACGGCAGTACGTTCAAAGTTGGCGACCCGCGCGTGGCCGACATCAACGGCGATGGCAAGATCGACGCGAACGATCGCACGTTCATCGGCGACAGTTATCCCGGCTGGACAGCCAGCTGGTCGAACCGATTCACGTTCCACGGATTCGACCTTTCGGGTTTACTGACCTGGAAATGGAACTACCTGTTCCGAGACGGAACGCCGCGCAGCTACTTCGGCCGCTTCAACAATGTCGCGGATCTGGATTACTGGACGCCGACGAACCCGACGAACAAGAACCCGGCGCCGACGACCGGTGGTGTCGATCGCCTGTACGCCTCCACTCGACTGTACGTCAACGGTTCGCACTGGCGTATCCGCAACATCACTGGTGGATACACCATCAGTCAGCGTCTCGCGAACCACGTCGGCCTACAGAGTCTCCGGATCTACGCCACAGCGCAGGACCCTTACATCCACTCCGACTACATCGGCATCGACCCGGAGGTTGGCGGAGCAGTGCCCACGTTACGCACGCTGCTCCTCGGTACCAACGTCGTGTTCTGA
- a CDS encoding sialate O-acetylesterase, protein MRTTATCLFAVLTLATATVARGQTAASASAAGSLRMPRIFATGMVLQRSQPIGLWGWSAAGREIVARLGSTSTRTQADARGAWSLELPARRAGGPFQLVVRSGSDSIVFSDVLVGDVWVASGQSNMEFEVRSASNATEAIAAANDSSIREFKIPNSWANAPEADLAGGRWLPADRAHVADFSAVAYFFVRHLRPTVDVPIGIINSTWGGSNIETWISRSAQHLTDSAWSALQQGEAAHDRAVRDSLRAKVGLMLPEIDSGLVEGSARWASPSLDDRLWADIRVPAYWESQGYPSLDGTAWYRTTFTLDSSDVAKNITLTAAAIDDDDITWVNGVEVGRTTGYNVPRHYHIPSTVVHPGPNEIAIRVADGGGGGGINGAIWLDVAGSAPRSLAGTWKFRVGRVVLGTDGQRINKIPSVLYNKMVYPILPYAIKGVIWYQGESNANNAQQATAYRGQFATLVESWRRAWNGGREAFPFLWVQLPGYGRPDSVPQLHPAWPLQRESMDAALTLPHTGRAIAIDLGEADDIHPKNKEDVGARLALVGRRVAYGERVDASGPLYRGFVLRGDTAVISFASVGGLRVHGDSLGGFAVAGADRQFVWASARVVGDRVYVWSDRVRVPAAIRYAWANNPDRANLYGANGLPAAPFRSDRW, encoded by the coding sequence ATGCGGACCACCGCCACGTGCCTTTTCGCGGTCCTGACTCTGGCCACGGCCACCGTCGCACGCGGTCAGACTGCGGCGTCAGCCAGTGCCGCCGGCAGCCTTCGCATGCCGCGCATTTTTGCGACTGGGATGGTACTTCAGCGGAGCCAGCCGATCGGCCTCTGGGGTTGGAGCGCAGCCGGTCGCGAAATCGTCGCGCGCCTTGGGTCCACCTCGACGCGAACGCAGGCTGACGCGCGTGGAGCGTGGTCGCTCGAGCTGCCCGCACGCCGAGCCGGCGGCCCGTTTCAGCTCGTTGTTCGAAGCGGCAGCGACTCCATCGTCTTTTCCGACGTGTTGGTCGGCGACGTCTGGGTCGCGTCCGGGCAGTCGAATATGGAATTCGAGGTGCGGTCCGCGTCGAATGCGACGGAGGCGATTGCCGCGGCAAATGACTCCTCGATCCGCGAATTCAAGATTCCGAACTCATGGGCCAATGCACCGGAGGCCGACCTCGCCGGCGGCCGCTGGCTGCCGGCCGATCGCGCGCACGTCGCCGACTTCAGTGCCGTCGCTTATTTCTTCGTTAGGCACCTCCGCCCAACCGTCGACGTCCCCATCGGGATCATCAACTCCACATGGGGCGGGAGTAACATCGAAACCTGGATCTCGCGCTCGGCGCAACATCTCACCGACAGTGCGTGGTCGGCCCTTCAGCAGGGTGAGGCGGCGCACGATCGGGCCGTCCGCGACTCCTTACGCGCGAAAGTCGGTCTCATGCTCCCGGAAATTGACTCCGGCCTGGTTGAAGGCAGCGCCCGCTGGGCTTCTCCCTCACTCGACGACCGGCTCTGGGCCGATATTCGAGTGCCTGCTTACTGGGAGAGTCAGGGCTACCCCAGCCTCGACGGCACCGCCTGGTATCGCACCACATTCACGTTGGATTCGAGCGACGTCGCGAAGAACATAACGCTCACGGCTGCCGCCATCGATGATGACGACATCACCTGGGTAAATGGCGTGGAGGTCGGACGAACAACCGGCTACAACGTGCCGAGACACTATCACATTCCGTCAACGGTGGTGCATCCGGGGCCTAACGAGATCGCGATTCGCGTGGCGGACGGTGGCGGCGGCGGCGGAATCAATGGCGCGATCTGGCTCGACGTAGCTGGTAGCGCGCCGCGATCCCTCGCTGGCACCTGGAAGTTCCGCGTCGGACGCGTGGTGCTCGGCACCGACGGACAGCGGATCAACAAGATCCCGTCCGTTCTCTACAACAAGATGGTCTATCCAATCCTCCCGTACGCGATCAAGGGCGTGATCTGGTACCAAGGTGAATCGAACGCGAACAACGCGCAACAAGCCACTGCTTATCGAGGGCAGTTCGCAACGCTCGTCGAGAGTTGGCGCCGCGCATGGAACGGTGGACGCGAAGCATTTCCTTTCCTCTGGGTTCAGTTGCCAGGATACGGCCGGCCGGACAGCGTTCCGCAACTGCATCCGGCGTGGCCGCTACAGCGCGAGTCGATGGACGCGGCGCTCACGCTGCCGCACACGGGCCGCGCGATCGCCATCGATCTCGGCGAGGCCGACGACATTCATCCGAAAAACAAGGAGGATGTCGGTGCGCGGCTCGCGCTCGTCGGCCGAAGAGTGGCGTACGGCGAGCGCGTCGATGCCTCGGGCCCTCTGTATCGCGGCTTCGTGCTCCGCGGCGACACTGCCGTCATTTCCTTCGCAAGCGTCGGCGGACTACGAGTGCACGGTGATTCACTTGGCGGATTCGCCGTCGCCGGCGCAGACAGACAATTCGTGTGGGCGTCGGCGCGTGTCGTCGGTGATCGCGTGTACGTATGGAGCGACCGTGTGAGAGTGCCCGCGGCCATTCGTTACGCATGGGCCAACAATCCGGATCGCGCCAATCTCTACGGAGCGAATGGCCTTCCCGCCGCGCCCTTCCGATCGGACCGGTGGTGA
- a CDS encoding sugar ABC transporter ATP-binding protein, with translation MTTAIRFEQITKRFLGVQALSEVTLEVGEGSCHALCGENGAGKSTLGKILAGIHRPDSGRLFVHGREASFDSPRDALQAGVGMVHQELAFCENLSVAENLLLGALPRRRGVVDREAMERRAGEMLDEIGAEVDVRAPMRELTIAQQQLVQIATAVCGGARVIVFDEPTSSLSQADADRLYALIAQLGQRGVTCIYVSHRMPEIYRLCDTVSVLRDGQHVATRPASELPEAELVRLMIGRAVSEYLPTSVEKARGRELLRAERLTVAGKFRDVSLTLHEGEIVGVAGLVGAGRSELAQTLFGLDAPTSGTIAIDGALANIREPKDAIRLGLGLVPEDRKRQGLVLVETGLHNTSLPMLERLSRLWIVRRADERAVGEAYATKLRIRASALDALVGGLSGGNQQKIVLARWLAANARVLILDEPTRGVDVGAKAEIHGLIHDLAARGAAVLLISSELPEVIALSHRILVMRQGQIVAEVPREAATQDALLRLMTGLGVAGDR, from the coding sequence ATGACTACCGCCATTCGTTTTGAACAGATCACGAAGCGCTTTCTCGGCGTTCAGGCGCTGAGCGAGGTCACGCTCGAGGTGGGCGAGGGGTCGTGTCACGCGCTCTGCGGCGAGAATGGTGCGGGCAAGAGTACGTTAGGCAAGATCCTCGCGGGCATCCATCGCCCCGACAGCGGGAGGCTGTTCGTCCATGGCCGTGAGGCGAGCTTTGACTCGCCGCGCGACGCCCTGCAAGCGGGCGTGGGAATGGTGCATCAGGAGCTCGCTTTCTGCGAGAATCTCAGCGTCGCGGAGAATCTGCTGCTCGGTGCATTGCCACGGCGACGCGGTGTCGTGGACCGCGAGGCGATGGAACGGCGCGCGGGCGAGATGCTCGACGAGATCGGCGCGGAGGTGGACGTTCGCGCGCCGATGCGGGAGTTGACGATCGCGCAACAACAGCTCGTGCAGATCGCGACCGCGGTCTGCGGCGGCGCGAGAGTCATCGTGTTCGACGAGCCGACGAGTAGCCTCAGCCAGGCGGACGCCGACCGGCTCTATGCATTGATCGCGCAGCTTGGGCAGCGTGGCGTGACTTGCATCTACGTCTCGCATCGCATGCCGGAGATTTACCGGCTCTGCGATACCGTCAGCGTGCTGCGCGACGGGCAGCACGTCGCGACGCGCCCCGCGAGCGAGCTTCCGGAAGCGGAGCTCGTCCGGCTCATGATCGGTCGCGCGGTGAGCGAGTACCTGCCGACGAGCGTCGAGAAGGCGCGGGGCAGGGAGCTGCTGCGCGCGGAACGCCTGACGGTCGCCGGGAAATTTCGCGACGTGAGCCTCACCCTGCACGAGGGTGAGATCGTCGGCGTGGCGGGACTCGTTGGCGCTGGTCGATCGGAGCTTGCGCAGACGCTCTTCGGCCTCGATGCGCCGACATCCGGTACGATCGCCATCGATGGCGCTCTCGCGAACATTCGCGAACCGAAGGATGCCATCCGGCTCGGCCTTGGGCTCGTACCGGAGGATCGAAAGCGTCAGGGACTCGTGCTCGTCGAAACCGGCCTGCACAATACGTCGTTGCCGATGCTCGAGCGGCTGTCGCGCCTGTGGATCGTTCGGCGCGCCGACGAGCGCGCCGTCGGCGAGGCCTACGCAACGAAGCTACGGATTCGCGCCTCGGCGCTCGACGCACTGGTCGGCGGGCTTTCTGGTGGGAACCAGCAGAAGATCGTGCTGGCGCGCTGGCTGGCAGCCAATGCGAGAGTGCTCATCCTCGATGAGCCAACGCGCGGAGTCGATGTCGGCGCAAAGGCGGAGATTCACGGCCTCATTCACGACCTCGCTGCACGTGGAGCTGCGGTGTTGCTGATTTCGAGCGAGTTGCCGGAGGTGATCGCATTGTCGCACCGCATACTCGTCATGCGTCAAGGGCAGATCGTCGCCGAAGTCCCGCGCGAAGCGGCGACACAGGACGCGCTGCTTCGACTGATGACGGGACTTGGCGTGGCTGGTGATCGGTAG
- a CDS encoding substrate-binding domain-containing protein encodes MRLRNAALITLVATAALACGQKESTSDTSQAGVARAPGGAAHNDSTLRIAMIAKSSTNPVFLAARTGAEATAKELGEKNHMKIEILWLTPPDEDAQVQAQRIQQAVNDGVDAILISCSDAGKVTGVINDAVDRGVQVMTFDSDAPQSKRFSYYGVDDVKTGQQTMAELVTVMNGKGNFAILAGNQNAPNLQRRVQGAKEEAAKHPGMRLLGVFNHVETAQDATAEVVRVDNAYPDIQGWAFVGGWPLFAQSLLTDANFAKLKVASVDALPAELAYVDRGVVPVLLAQSVYKWGSVGVQTIVDKVHFKKDVPQVIPMELVRVTKANLGEWARQLQAWGFTNVDQKYLKM; translated from the coding sequence ATGCGTCTTCGAAATGCAGCACTGATAACTCTTGTCGCGACAGCCGCGCTCGCGTGCGGTCAGAAGGAGAGTACGTCGGATACATCCCAGGCGGGCGTAGCGCGCGCGCCTGGGGGGGCGGCGCATAACGACAGTACCCTGCGCATTGCAATGATCGCGAAGAGCTCCACGAACCCGGTATTCCTCGCAGCGCGTACGGGCGCGGAGGCAACCGCGAAGGAGCTCGGCGAGAAGAATCACATGAAGATCGAGATTCTGTGGCTGACGCCGCCGGATGAGGATGCGCAGGTGCAGGCGCAGCGCATTCAACAGGCGGTGAACGACGGCGTGGACGCCATTCTCATCTCATGCTCGGACGCGGGGAAGGTCACGGGCGTCATCAACGACGCCGTCGATCGCGGCGTTCAGGTGATGACGTTCGACAGCGATGCGCCGCAGTCGAAGCGCTTCTCGTACTACGGCGTGGATGATGTGAAGACCGGCCAACAAACCATGGCCGAGCTCGTGACAGTCATGAACGGCAAAGGGAACTTCGCGATTCTCGCCGGCAATCAGAACGCGCCGAATCTCCAGCGGCGCGTGCAGGGCGCGAAGGAAGAAGCGGCGAAGCATCCCGGCATGCGCCTCTTGGGTGTGTTCAATCACGTGGAGACGGCACAGGACGCGACGGCCGAGGTCGTGCGCGTCGACAATGCCTATCCCGACATTCAGGGGTGGGCATTCGTCGGCGGCTGGCCGTTGTTCGCGCAGTCGCTCCTGACCGACGCGAACTTCGCGAAGCTCAAGGTCGCGTCGGTCGATGCGCTCCCGGCTGAGTTGGCGTACGTCGACCGCGGCGTGGTGCCCGTGCTGCTCGCGCAGTCGGTGTACAAGTGGGGCTCCGTGGGCGTGCAGACGATCGTCGACAAGGTGCACTTCAAGAAGGACGTGCCGCAGGTCATTCCGATGGAGCTGGTGCGCGTCACGAAGGCGAATCTGGGAGAATGGGCGCGTCAGCTTCAGGCGTGGGGATTTACGAATGTGGATCAGAAGTATCTCAAGATGTAA